A section of the Spirosoma pollinicola genome encodes:
- a CDS encoding L-fucose/L-arabinose isomerase family protein — translation MNVKATGPITLGVIIGNRDFFPDKLVGECRADLLTAFQKAGINPIMLDESTTKLGGVETFQEAQKCAELFRKHADEIMGVLVVLPNFGDEKGIAETLKLARLDVPVLVQAYPDDLNRLDVARRRDAWCGKISVCNNFYQFGIKYTLTTKHVVHPSDPSFHTDLVNFMGVCRVVKGLRNVRIGAIGARPGGFNTVRYSEKILQRNGISVVTVDLSQILGNANKLTASDASVKQRLEAIKAYTPTGRTPDDKLVQIAKLDVVLNDFMLEHALDATAIQCWTSLQQNYGCNVCTSMSIMSENMLPSACEVDVTGTLSMYAMQLASGSPSALVDWNNNYADDENKCVLFHCGNWAKSFLPDIEISTAPILGTTVGEENTYGALSGRTPASPLTFGRISTDDPKGIMKAYIGEGALTDDALNTFGNRAVAQIGNLQGLMQYVCKNGFEHHVVMNASKTTGILKEAMENYMGWEVHVHQS, via the coding sequence ATGAATGTAAAAGCGACTGGCCCTATCACGTTAGGCGTCATTATTGGTAACCGTGATTTTTTTCCGGACAAACTCGTTGGTGAGTGCCGGGCCGATTTACTGACAGCCTTCCAGAAAGCAGGGATAAATCCCATTATGCTGGATGAGTCGACAACGAAACTAGGCGGTGTCGAGACGTTTCAGGAAGCCCAGAAGTGCGCGGAGTTGTTTAGGAAACATGCCGATGAAATTATGGGCGTACTGGTCGTGCTGCCCAACTTCGGCGATGAGAAAGGAATTGCCGAAACATTGAAACTGGCTCGTCTGGACGTTCCTGTATTAGTGCAGGCTTACCCCGACGATTTAAATCGGCTCGACGTTGCCCGTCGGCGGGATGCATGGTGTGGTAAAATCTCGGTTTGCAATAATTTCTATCAGTTCGGGATTAAATACACACTGACCACCAAACACGTCGTACATCCGTCCGATCCGAGTTTCCATACGGATCTGGTGAATTTCATGGGCGTATGCCGGGTCGTAAAAGGCTTGCGTAATGTTCGGATTGGCGCTATTGGTGCGCGTCCCGGCGGATTTAATACGGTTCGGTATAGCGAAAAAATCCTTCAGCGAAACGGCATTTCAGTCGTTACCGTCGATCTGTCACAGATTCTGGGCAACGCCAACAAGCTAACGGCCAGTGATGCATCGGTGAAGCAACGACTCGAAGCCATCAAGGCCTATACCCCTACAGGCCGCACCCCCGATGATAAGTTGGTTCAAATCGCCAAACTGGATGTAGTGCTGAATGACTTCATGCTGGAACATGCACTCGATGCAACGGCCATCCAATGCTGGACGTCGCTTCAGCAGAATTATGGCTGTAACGTATGTACGAGCATGAGCATCATGAGCGAGAACATGCTGCCCAGTGCCTGCGAAGTTGATGTTACAGGTACATTGAGCATGTATGCCATGCAACTGGCCTCGGGTTCACCAAGTGCCCTGGTCGACTGGAACAACAACTACGCCGACGATGAGAACAAGTGCGTATTGTTCCACTGCGGCAACTGGGCGAAATCATTTTTACCGGATATCGAAATTAGTACCGCGCCCATTCTGGGAACCACCGTTGGGGAAGAAAATACCTACGGAGCTTTGTCAGGCCGTACACCCGCGTCTCCACTAACGTTTGGGCGTATCAGTACCGATGACCCAAAAGGCATTATGAAGGCGTATATCGGTGAGGGTGCCTTGACAGATGACGCTCTGAATACGTTCGGAAACCGTGCGGTAGCTCAGATTGGTAACCTCCAGGGATTGATGCAATACGTCTGCAAGAACGGCTTTGAGCACCACGTAGTAATGAATGCCTCCAAAACCACCGGTATCCTCAAGGAAGCCATGGAAAATTATATGGGCTGGGAAGTGCATGTGCATCAGTCTTAA
- a CDS encoding transketolase has product MTVNELANKSVQYRRNILKYIMGAKAGHTGGSLSCIDILNVLYNNVLNISPETAKSATRDRYIQSKGHTVEALYVVLADKGFFPESDLETLCQYKSHYIGHPTKKVAGVEQNTGSLGHGLPLSVGTAISAKLDELPFRVFTLMGDGELPEGSNWEAALLASHYKLDNLCAIVDKNTLQISGPTADVCSTDPLDKKFEAFGWAVRQVDGHDFQALTEAFDALPFEPGKPSLIIANTIKGKGISYMENQLKWHHGVPDKEQYEQALAELTIAGKE; this is encoded by the coding sequence ATGACAGTCAATGAATTAGCTAATAAGTCGGTACAATACCGACGGAATATTCTCAAGTACATCATGGGCGCTAAGGCTGGCCATACAGGAGGGAGCCTGTCCTGTATCGACATCCTGAATGTACTTTACAACAATGTGTTGAACATTAGCCCTGAAACGGCTAAATCGGCCACTCGGGACCGTTACATTCAGAGCAAAGGTCACACGGTCGAAGCGCTCTATGTCGTGCTGGCCGACAAAGGCTTTTTTCCGGAATCTGATCTGGAAACGCTTTGCCAGTACAAGTCGCATTACATTGGGCATCCAACCAAAAAAGTAGCAGGAGTTGAACAGAATACCGGCTCGCTGGGGCATGGGCTTCCGCTCAGTGTGGGTACGGCTATCTCGGCCAAACTGGATGAGCTGCCGTTTCGGGTCTTTACACTCATGGGTGATGGTGAATTACCCGAAGGTTCGAATTGGGAGGCTGCTTTATTAGCGTCGCATTATAAGCTCGATAACCTCTGCGCCATTGTCGATAAGAATACCTTACAAATTTCGGGACCCACCGCCGATGTGTGTAGTACCGATCCCCTCGACAAGAAATTTGAAGCCTTTGGCTGGGCTGTCCGGCAGGTTGACGGGCATGATTTTCAAGCCCTGACCGAAGCCTTCGATGCGCTGCCTTTTGAGCCGGGAAAGCCCAGTTTGATCATTGCCAATACCATAAAAGGCAAGGGGATAAGCTACATGGAAAATCAATTGAAATGGCACCACGGCGTACCCGACAAAGAACAGTATGAACAGGCACTAGCGGAATTGACCATAGCAGGGAAAGAGTGA
- a CDS encoding nucleoside hydrolase, which produces MSLILILGTSFAALAQSKGLAAVEPRMRVIVDNDFSGDPDGLFQLAHLLMSPSVDIRAIIGSHLNERDGFDPSKTQADNAAKKAREVLQAMNVTKNIPVFAGSNTAMVNDSTPVKNEAVNFIIQEALRTDTKTPLYVVCGAGLTEIASAALTNPMIANKLTIIWIGGPEYSDLALPPPGFSEVEYNLNIDQAAARAVFNRSSLPLWQIPRNVYRQCLLSYAQLLTKVKPRGKVGAYLSGTLETLMARIQRFINIGETYILGDSPLVLLTALQSSFEPDPSSSYYVIRQAPRINQAGTYIHNHAGRPIRVYTQLDTNLMFADFFAKLELMNP; this is translated from the coding sequence ATGAGTCTTATCCTTATTTTAGGCACGTCGTTCGCTGCTCTGGCACAATCGAAGGGATTGGCGGCTGTGGAGCCTCGAATGCGCGTTATCGTGGATAACGATTTCAGTGGCGATCCAGACGGCTTGTTCCAACTGGCTCATTTACTAATGTCGCCATCGGTAGACATCCGGGCAATTATTGGCTCCCACTTAAATGAGCGTGATGGATTCGATCCCTCGAAAACACAGGCCGATAATGCTGCCAAAAAAGCGCGGGAAGTACTACAGGCGATGAATGTGACCAAAAACATTCCCGTCTTTGCCGGTTCAAATACTGCGATGGTGAATGACAGTACGCCCGTAAAAAACGAAGCCGTCAACTTCATTATCCAGGAAGCATTGCGTACTGACACGAAGACACCTCTTTATGTGGTTTGTGGTGCCGGACTTACCGAAATTGCTTCGGCTGCACTAACTAACCCCATGATTGCTAATAAACTGACAATCATTTGGATTGGTGGCCCAGAATACAGTGATTTGGCCCTTCCGCCACCGGGTTTTTCGGAGGTTGAATACAACCTGAACATTGACCAGGCGGCTGCTCGGGCGGTTTTCAACCGGTCTTCCCTGCCTTTGTGGCAAATACCCCGAAACGTGTACCGGCAATGCCTGCTTTCCTATGCCCAACTGCTGACAAAAGTGAAACCACGGGGTAAGGTTGGGGCTTATTTAAGCGGTACACTGGAGACGTTAATGGCACGGATTCAACGATTTATCAATATTGGCGAAACCTATATTCTTGGTGATAGCCCGCTGGTATTGCTAACGGCCCTTCAGTCGTCGTTTGAGCCGGACCCTTCGTCGAGCTACTATGTAATTCGGCAGGCGCCCCGTATCAATCAAGCCGGGACGTATATTCACAACCACGCTGGACGGCCGATTCGGGTGTATACCCAACTGGATACGAATCTGATGTTTGCTGATTTTTTCGCCAAACTGGAACTGATGAATCCGTAA
- a CDS encoding transketolase family protein, with translation MGDVSTVVDKKALPNTSLANLDVFSSTLQELAATDRHILAVTSDSRGSGKLVPFGQKFPKQIVEIGIAEQNLVGVAAGLASTGKKVFAVSPACFLTARSFEQIKTDVAYSNNPVKLVGISAGVSYGALGSTHHSLHDFAALRAVHNLIIIAPADNFETEQAIRLAAELEHPIYLRFGKKPMPLLSEDNKQFEFGKGRVVNEGDDLVLIATGETVYPALQAARQLEAVQGIRATVISMHTIKPLDYALLATVAGKGCPILTVEEHSVFGGLGEACASFLMQNGFRNRFSIMAIPDEYTVTGSQVEIFNHYGLSESGIMAKALSLLDK, from the coding sequence ATGGGAGATGTAAGTACAGTCGTCGATAAAAAAGCCCTACCGAACACGTCTCTGGCCAATCTGGATGTTTTTTCCAGTACGCTACAGGAATTAGCGGCTACCGACAGGCATATTCTGGCCGTAACCAGCGATTCGCGGGGGTCGGGGAAGCTGGTGCCGTTTGGGCAAAAATTTCCGAAACAGATCGTAGAAATTGGTATTGCCGAACAAAATCTGGTGGGTGTGGCGGCTGGTCTGGCCTCAACGGGCAAGAAAGTTTTTGCTGTGTCACCCGCCTGTTTTCTGACAGCTCGCTCATTTGAGCAGATCAAAACGGACGTGGCCTATTCCAATAATCCGGTCAAGCTCGTGGGCATCAGCGCGGGAGTGAGTTATGGCGCGTTGGGTTCAACGCACCATAGTCTGCACGATTTTGCGGCTTTACGAGCGGTGCATAACCTGATCATCATTGCTCCAGCTGATAATTTCGAGACCGAACAGGCCATCCGGCTGGCGGCTGAACTGGAGCACCCGATTTATCTACGATTTGGTAAAAAACCAATGCCCCTTTTGTCGGAAGACAACAAACAATTTGAATTTGGCAAAGGCCGTGTTGTGAATGAGGGCGACGATCTGGTACTCATTGCAACTGGCGAAACGGTGTATCCAGCCTTACAGGCGGCTCGCCAACTGGAAGCTGTACAGGGCATTCGGGCAACGGTCATCAGTATGCATACCATCAAACCCCTTGATTATGCGTTGCTGGCAACGGTGGCCGGAAAAGGTTGCCCAATCCTGACCGTCGAAGAACACAGCGTGTTTGGCGGATTGGGAGAAGCTTGTGCGTCGTTTCTGATGCAGAATGGCTTTCGTAACCGGTTCAGTATCATGGCCATTCCTGATGAATATACCGTAACGGGCTCGCAGGTGGAGATATTTAATCACTACGGCTTGTCGGAGAGTGGCATCATGGCGAAGGCGTTAAGCTTACTTGATAAATAG
- a CDS encoding D-ribose ABC transporter substrate-binding protein: MKRRYFWVPVLMLLVGSCGPKNTTNQPKKVAVIISTLNNPWFVVLGETAAAQAKALGYETKLFDSQNNTALEADHFENAIVSGFDAILLNPTDSDGSIVNVMKAKEAGIPVFCMDREVNSTKAATSQILSDNYSGCVAIGKEFVQDLNKKGDYVEILGLVGDNNTWNRSKGFHSVVDHYPGLKMVAQQSADFDRNKALDVLESILQAHPNISAVFCGNDAMAMGAYQALVAAGKAKDVGVYGFDGADDVMNSIRDGKIKATGLQAPQMMAKAAAQFADDYFKGKSDFAQKVPVAVELVDQETIKDYATPKKR, from the coding sequence ATGAAAAGACGCTATTTCTGGGTACCGGTTCTGATGCTTCTGGTAGGAAGCTGCGGCCCTAAAAACACGACAAACCAGCCCAAAAAAGTAGCGGTAATTATATCGACGCTTAACAATCCCTGGTTTGTAGTGCTTGGCGAAACGGCTGCGGCACAGGCAAAGGCACTGGGGTATGAAACCAAGCTGTTTGATTCCCAGAACAATACAGCCCTTGAAGCGGACCATTTTGAGAACGCCATCGTGTCGGGCTTCGATGCCATCTTGCTCAACCCAACCGATTCCGACGGGTCTATCGTCAATGTCATGAAGGCTAAAGAGGCTGGTATTCCCGTGTTCTGTATGGACCGCGAGGTGAACTCGACCAAGGCGGCTACCTCGCAGATACTGTCTGACAACTATTCGGGCTGTGTGGCGATCGGGAAGGAGTTCGTTCAGGATTTAAACAAAAAAGGAGACTACGTTGAAATTCTCGGTTTAGTGGGCGATAACAATACCTGGAACCGCTCGAAGGGGTTTCATAGTGTCGTGGACCACTATCCGGGTTTGAAAATGGTGGCGCAACAAAGCGCAGATTTCGACCGGAACAAAGCATTGGACGTACTGGAATCCATTCTACAGGCTCACCCGAACATCAGCGCGGTCTTTTGCGGGAATGATGCTATGGCAATGGGGGCCTATCAGGCGTTGGTAGCCGCTGGCAAGGCCAAAGACGTTGGTGTATATGGTTTCGATGGTGCCGATGATGTGATGAATTCCATTCGGGACGGTAAAATCAAGGCGACCGGGTTGCAGGCACCCCAGATGATGGCCAAAGCAGCTGCTCAATTTGCCGATGACTATTTTAAAGGTAAGAGCGACTTCGCCCAGAAAGTCCCGGTGGCCGTTGAGTTAGTCGACCAGGAAACGATCAAGGATTACGCAACCCCCAAAAAACGCTAG
- a CDS encoding DUF2291 domain-containing protein, with the protein MPKKSLKYAGLLVLLGLVAYNSVYFKKLDEVKAVTGPNTTQKFSATTYAQTFWTSKLLPEAPKAPDFSLLLSQLKTDSETAFGAYSHALGIGNIRYFLVKGEGVITAIGPNDVTVTLPTGEVVRLATEYIFGNAARDASGLIKITEFENTDDLNNVSAAIDAIIREKVVPPFRASSKIGEAVKFTGAIELNKEHLHLENLEVVPISVTLK; encoded by the coding sequence ATGCCCAAAAAAAGCCTGAAATACGCCGGACTATTGGTATTGCTGGGACTCGTTGCCTACAACTCCGTTTATTTTAAAAAGCTGGACGAAGTAAAAGCCGTCACTGGCCCCAATACGACTCAAAAATTCAGTGCTACCACGTATGCCCAAACGTTCTGGACGTCGAAACTCCTGCCTGAGGCACCCAAAGCTCCCGACTTTAGTTTGCTTCTGTCTCAGTTGAAAACGGATTCTGAAACGGCATTTGGTGCGTATTCGCATGCACTGGGCATTGGGAATATTCGCTACTTTCTGGTGAAAGGGGAGGGTGTGATTACTGCTATTGGTCCAAACGATGTAACGGTCACGTTGCCAACCGGTGAAGTCGTGCGACTGGCTACCGAATACATTTTCGGCAATGCCGCCCGCGATGCCTCCGGTCTGATCAAAATCACCGAGTTTGAGAATACAGATGATCTGAACAACGTTTCGGCCGCTATCGACGCCATTATCCGGGAAAAGGTAGTGCCACCCTTCAGAGCCAGTTCAAAAATTGGAGAGGCTGTGAAGTTTACTGGCGCTATTGAACTCAATAAGGAACACCTGCACCTGGAAAATCTGGAAGTAGTTCCGATTTCGGTAACTCTGAAATAG
- a CDS encoding sugar ABC transporter ATP-binding protein, with product MLVAENITKRFTGVTALDNVCLEFPAGQVTAVIGENGAGKSTLMKILSGVYSDYEGQIRFKGQPVRFDSIRDAQACGIAIIHQELNLIPYLSIQENIFLGREITTRWGTLDQKAMRLKSQELLEKLKLDIDPNTLIVDLKVGQQQVVEIAKALLVESAVIIMDEPTSAISESEVAVLFGIINDLRAENKAIVYISHKLDELFTIADRYVVLRDGKSIESGIMTGIDHDTLIRKMVGRDLTGIRRQLTEQVYEPLLTVEKLCLKHPVRTNENQLNDLSFIVGRGEVVGMFGLMGAGRTELLETLFGLHPKRASGSVSIDNQTVKFSEPADAIRAGLALVPEDRKKDGLVLGMDVQTNISLTALSAIERAGFLSQQKETTLAKKYIADLRIKTPSEKQTAKNLSGGNQQKIVLSKWLATHPKLLMLDEPTRGIDVNAKNEIYKLILQLADEGMGILVVSSELPEILAISDRILVLCDGVLTAEMAVQDASEDSILKAAISVTVSESANE from the coding sequence ATGCTAGTAGCCGAAAATATCACCAAACGATTTACGGGCGTAACGGCCTTGGACAACGTCTGCCTTGAGTTTCCGGCTGGACAGGTGACGGCTGTGATTGGCGAAAATGGAGCGGGGAAATCGACATTAATGAAGATCCTGTCGGGGGTGTATTCCGACTATGAAGGGCAAATTCGGTTTAAGGGGCAACCCGTTCGGTTTGATTCCATCCGGGATGCACAGGCCTGTGGTATTGCCATCATTCACCAGGAACTCAACCTGATTCCGTACCTCAGCATTCAGGAAAACATTTTTCTGGGACGCGAAATCACGACCCGATGGGGGACCCTCGACCAGAAAGCCATGCGGCTCAAAAGCCAGGAACTTCTCGAAAAACTCAAGCTGGACATCGACCCCAATACCCTGATTGTTGACCTGAAAGTTGGTCAGCAGCAGGTTGTTGAGATAGCCAAAGCACTGCTTGTTGAGTCTGCGGTGATCATTATGGACGAACCAACCTCGGCGATCAGCGAGAGCGAAGTAGCGGTTTTGTTCGGGATCATCAACGATTTGCGTGCCGAGAATAAGGCAATCGTTTATATCTCTCACAAGCTGGACGAGCTGTTCACGATTGCCGACCGCTATGTTGTGCTGCGCGACGGAAAGTCCATAGAGTCGGGCATTATGACTGGTATCGACCACGACACACTTATCCGTAAAATGGTTGGCCGGGATCTTACCGGTATCCGGCGGCAATTGACAGAACAGGTCTACGAACCGCTTCTTACTGTCGAAAAGCTGTGTCTCAAACACCCGGTTCGTACTAATGAGAACCAGCTAAACGATCTTTCATTCATTGTTGGCCGGGGCGAAGTCGTTGGCATGTTCGGACTCATGGGCGCGGGTAGAACCGAGTTGTTGGAGACCCTTTTCGGACTGCACCCAAAACGGGCTAGTGGTAGCGTGTCTATTGACAATCAGACTGTTAAGTTTAGTGAACCAGCTGATGCCATACGTGCTGGTCTGGCTCTGGTGCCGGAAGATCGTAAAAAAGATGGGTTGGTGCTGGGGATGGATGTGCAAACGAATATCAGTCTGACGGCGCTTTCGGCTATTGAACGAGCTGGTTTTCTGAGTCAGCAAAAAGAGACGACGCTGGCGAAAAAATATATCGCCGACCTACGAATTAAAACACCTTCTGAAAAACAAACGGCTAAAAACCTGAGTGGCGGCAATCAGCAGAAAATTGTCCTCTCGAAATGGCTGGCCACGCATCCGAAACTGTTGATGCTCGATGAACCCACGCGGGGTATTGATGTCAACGCTAAAAACGAAATCTACAAACTCATTCTGCAATTGGCCGATGAGGGTATGGGTATTCTGGTCGTCTCGTCTGAATTGCCCGAAATTCTGGCGATTTCTGACCGTATCCTCGTCCTGTGCGATGGCGTGTTAACCGCCGAAATGGCTGTACAGGACGCGTCGGAAGACTCCATCCTCAAAGCCGCAATTTCTGTAACAGTGAGTGAAAGCGCGAATGAGTGA
- a CDS encoding ABC transporter permease, producing MQATLNSYRPVLTRFQSLIALFILCLGISLMSDKFLTVANFWNVLRQISVNVCISTGMTLVVLTAGIDLSVGSILALSGAITAGLLRNGIQLPSLNLYIGFTLMGAMLAGMVTGTGLGWFNGWAITRFKLPPFVATLAMLTIARGLTMLWTEGFPITGLGDSFAFLGTGWLLGIPVPVWVSSILVAVAVLVTNKTRLGRYIYAIGGSESAARLSGVNINRIKIAVYSIAGALAAVGGLLVTARLDSAQPNAGTSYELDSIAAVVIGGTSLSGGRGSILGTVQGAIIIGVLNNGLVLLNVSPFWQQVVKGLVILLAVIIDKRADNEK from the coding sequence ATGCAAGCAACCCTAAATTCCTACCGTCCCGTTTTAACCAGGTTTCAGTCCTTAATTGCCTTGTTTATTCTTTGTCTGGGCATTAGTCTAATGTCCGATAAATTTCTGACCGTTGCCAATTTCTGGAACGTGCTGCGGCAGATTTCCGTCAACGTTTGCATCTCTACCGGCATGACACTCGTTGTGCTGACAGCGGGCATTGATCTATCCGTTGGCTCGATACTGGCCCTTTCGGGGGCGATCACAGCGGGCTTGCTCCGAAACGGAATTCAGTTACCCAGTCTGAATTTATACATTGGTTTCACCCTCATGGGGGCCATGCTGGCGGGTATGGTAACGGGCACCGGCCTGGGCTGGTTTAACGGCTGGGCCATTACACGGTTCAAACTGCCCCCTTTTGTCGCCACGCTGGCGATGCTGACCATCGCGCGGGGTCTTACCATGCTCTGGACAGAAGGATTCCCGATTACCGGCCTTGGTGATTCGTTTGCCTTTCTGGGTACAGGCTGGCTGCTGGGTATTCCGGTACCGGTCTGGGTGTCGAGTATATTGGTAGCCGTGGCCGTTCTGGTTACGAATAAAACCCGGTTAGGCCGCTATATATACGCCATTGGGGGCAGTGAAAGTGCAGCCCGACTGTCGGGGGTGAACATCAACCGGATAAAAATCGCCGTGTACAGCATTGCCGGGGCATTGGCTGCCGTGGGTGGTTTATTAGTAACCGCCCGACTGGATTCGGCCCAGCCGAACGCTGGAACCAGCTACGAACTGGACTCAATTGCCGCCGTGGTAATTGGCGGCACCTCACTTTCGGGTGGGCGTGGGAGTATACTGGGCACCGTTCAGGGAGCCATTATTATCGGTGTACTCAACAACGGGCTGGTGTTGCTTAACGTCTCGCCGTTCTGGCAGCAGGTGGTTAAAGGCCTGGTGATTTTGCTGGCTGTTATTATTGACAAGCGAGCGGATAATGAAAAATGA
- a CDS encoding FGGY family carbohydrate kinase: MNSYILAIDQGTSSTKTLLFDAAGQVVARASEPLKTHYYGDGFVEQEPDEIYRNVLTSVGKCIGGFAAEGGSLHDITVCGISNQRETFVIWNRSGEPLHNAVVWQCKRSIAVCERLKAQGLEPMIREKTGLFIDPYFSGTKLIWLYENVDSIRQAVEAGEAYFGTVDTWLLYKLTNGANPGGASYFTDYTNASRTLFFNLQTLSWDQELLAAFGLTGLNLPIPKPSAASFGESTFNGLFDHAVQLTAMIGDSHAAAFGEGCFTPGTAKATLGTGCSIIMNIGSVLKTSDHGMVSTICWSTEDRVDYALEGVIVTCGATIEWLKNSLGLFAESRETEAMATAVPDNGGVYVIPAFSGLGAPYWQMERKASISGLTFSSTKNHLVRAALESIPYQIKDVILAMEEDTGISLAELMVNGGLTSNGFVLQFLADLLGKSVVNKRMPDISAQGAAYLAGLKAGIYKDLDQLTRLSAANSCIQPSADTAYVNEAYAGWLSAVVVNKP, encoded by the coding sequence ATGAATTCCTATATTCTGGCCATAGACCAGGGCACCAGCAGTACTAAAACCCTTCTGTTCGATGCGGCTGGACAAGTCGTTGCCCGCGCATCCGAACCCCTGAAAACGCATTACTACGGGGATGGATTTGTGGAACAGGAACCCGACGAAATTTATCGGAATGTCCTCACATCGGTAGGGAAATGCATTGGTGGTTTTGCCGCCGAAGGAGGTAGTCTGCACGATATTACCGTGTGCGGCATTTCGAACCAGCGCGAAACCTTTGTTATCTGGAACCGGTCGGGAGAGCCGCTACATAATGCCGTTGTCTGGCAATGCAAACGCTCGATTGCCGTGTGCGAGCGACTCAAAGCGCAGGGCCTGGAACCCATGATCCGGGAAAAAACCGGCTTGTTTATTGACCCTTATTTTTCCGGCACCAAGCTGATCTGGCTGTATGAAAACGTTGACTCAATTCGGCAGGCGGTGGAGGCTGGAGAAGCTTATTTTGGCACAGTAGATACCTGGTTACTCTATAAATTGACCAATGGGGCCAATCCAGGCGGGGCCAGCTATTTTACAGATTACACCAATGCGTCCCGTACCCTGTTTTTTAACCTGCAAACGCTGTCGTGGGATCAGGAATTACTGGCCGCGTTTGGGCTGACGGGTTTGAACCTCCCAATACCCAAACCCTCGGCTGCGTCCTTTGGCGAATCAACCTTCAACGGCTTATTCGATCATGCTGTTCAGCTAACGGCCATGATTGGCGACTCACACGCGGCTGCCTTTGGCGAAGGTTGCTTTACGCCCGGCACCGCTAAAGCAACCCTCGGAACGGGTTGTTCGATTATCATGAACATTGGCTCTGTCCTGAAAACATCCGATCACGGCATGGTTTCCACCATTTGCTGGAGCACCGAAGATCGTGTGGATTACGCGCTGGAAGGCGTTATTGTGACCTGCGGAGCCACCATCGAATGGCTGAAAAACAGCCTGGGTTTGTTTGCCGAAAGCCGGGAAACCGAAGCGATGGCTACTGCCGTACCCGACAATGGGGGCGTGTATGTCATTCCGGCGTTTAGCGGGCTGGGAGCACCCTATTGGCAGATGGAACGTAAGGCGTCAATTTCGGGATTGACGTTTAGCTCGACAAAAAATCACCTGGTACGTGCCGCCTTGGAATCCATCCCATACCAGATTAAAGACGTCATTCTGGCTATGGAAGAGGATACCGGAATATCGTTAGCTGAGTTGATGGTCAACGGTGGACTCACCTCGAACGGCTTCGTTCTGCAATTTCTGGCCGATTTGCTGGGGAAATCCGTCGTCAATAAACGGATGCCGGATATATCGGCGCAGGGAGCTGCTTACCTGGCGGGCCTGAAAGCGGGTATCTATAAAGACTTAGATCAACTGACACGGCTAAGTGCCGCTAACTCGTGCATACAGCCGAGTGCTGACACGGCATACGTGAACGAAGCTTATGCAGGTTGGTTATCCGCTGTTGTCGTAAATAAACCCTAA